One genomic window of Nitrospirota bacterium includes the following:
- the folD gene encoding bifunctional methylenetetrahydrofolate dehydrogenase/methenyltetrahydrofolate cyclohydrolase FolD: MAARLIDGKALAQTIRDRIAAETKDLQAKTGVKPGLATILVGEDPASALYVRSKQKACEAAGIYIEDFKLPATTSQAELLALVEKMNHDPKIHGILVQLPLPKHIDTQVVLNAVTPMKDADGFHPYNLGRLVEGSPVFEACTPKGIIAMIDSTGVAIEGKRAVVVGRSTIVGKPVALMLLHRHATVTVCHSKTRDLPAVCREADILVVAIGKAKFVTADMIKEGAVVIDVGTNRLADGKFVGDVDFEPVSQKAGWISPVPGGVGPMTITMLLANTLESAKRTAGAKTT, from the coding sequence GTGGCGGCACGATTAATCGACGGGAAAGCATTGGCGCAGACCATTCGCGACCGGATCGCGGCAGAGACGAAGGACTTGCAGGCCAAGACCGGCGTTAAGCCGGGATTGGCGACGATTCTTGTCGGTGAGGACCCGGCGTCGGCCCTGTACGTGCGCAGCAAACAGAAGGCCTGCGAAGCCGCGGGGATCTATATCGAGGACTTCAAGCTCCCGGCCACGACCAGCCAGGCCGAGCTGCTGGCCCTGGTCGAGAAGATGAATCACGACCCGAAAATTCACGGCATCCTCGTGCAGCTTCCGCTGCCCAAACACATCGACACCCAGGTGGTGTTGAATGCCGTAACTCCGATGAAGGATGCCGACGGGTTTCATCCCTACAACCTCGGGCGTCTGGTAGAGGGCAGCCCGGTGTTCGAGGCTTGTACGCCGAAGGGCATCATTGCGATGATCGATTCCACGGGGGTGGCGATCGAAGGGAAACGGGCGGTCGTAGTGGGGCGGAGCACGATCGTCGGCAAGCCGGTGGCGTTGATGCTCCTGCACCGGCATGCCACCGTCACGGTCTGTCACAGCAAGACCAGAGATCTTCCCGCCGTCTGTCGCGAGGCCGACATTCTCGTCGTGGCGATCGGCAAGGCCAAATTTGTCACGGCCGACATGATCAAGGAGGGCGCCGTGGTCATCGATGTGGGCACCAACCGGCTGGCGGACGGGAAGTTCGTGGGTGATGTGGATTTCGAACCCGTGAGCCAAAAGGCTGGGTGGATTTCCCCGGTTCCCGGCGGGGTCGGGCCGATGACGATCACGATGCTTCTGGCCAACACGCTGGAGTCAGCCAAACGTACGGCGGGGGCGAAGACGACATGA
- a CDS encoding peptidylprolyl isomerase: protein MPGPAWAARQQAPAPPPPQPQAPAPKVEVPKGPRAIIKTKHGEIEFKFYPELAPKHVENFIKLAKEGFYDGTIFHRVIPNFMIQGGDPNTKDHKKKELYGQGGPGYMIKAEFSDTPHKRGIVSMARAGEPDTAGSQFFIVVEDSRFLDRKYTVFGEVIRGIGVADKIVNEPRDAQDNPLNRIEMTVKIVE, encoded by the coding sequence ATGCCAGGCCCGGCTTGGGCCGCCAGGCAGCAGGCGCCCGCGCCGCCGCCCCCTCAGCCCCAGGCTCCGGCTCCAAAGGTGGAGGTGCCCAAAGGCCCCAGGGCAATCATCAAGACCAAACACGGGGAGATCGAATTCAAGTTCTACCCGGAGCTGGCGCCCAAGCACGTCGAGAATTTCATCAAGCTGGCCAAGGAGGGCTTCTACGACGGCACGATTTTCCACCGCGTGATTCCGAATTTTATGATTCAGGGCGGGGACCCGAACACGAAGGATCACAAGAAGAAGGAACTCTACGGGCAGGGCGGGCCCGGCTACATGATCAAGGCCGAGTTCAGCGACACGCCGCACAAGCGGGGCATCGTGTCCATGGCCCGAGCCGGTGAGCCGGACACGGCCGGCTCCCAGTTCTTTATCGTGGTGGAGGACTCACGGTTCCTGGACCGCAAGTACACGGTGTTCGGGGAAGTCATCCGCGGGATCGGCGTGGCCGATAAGATCGTGAACGAACCCCGCGACGCGCAGGACAACCCGCTGAACCGGATCGAGATGACGGTCAAAATCGTGGAGTAG
- the rnc gene encoding ribonuclease III, whose product MAPSLIDEAQQAVGYRFSRPALLDEALTHKSYVNEQKDRDSQDNERLEFLGDAVLSLLISEHVVAALPDASEGELSKLKARLVSEVSLAKAARSLGLGPLLRLGRGEELNQGRDKNSLLANAFEAVLAAIYLDGGLAAARAFAIRACAGELAQVGNAAEAQGDYKTQLQEWCQKRYEALPQYVTVRESGPDHQKLFEVQVTIQGDIAGAGAGRTKKEAEQVAAKQAVEQIAKRT is encoded by the coding sequence ATGGCGCCATCGCTCATCGACGAAGCCCAGCAGGCGGTCGGGTATCGGTTCAGCCGTCCGGCCCTCCTCGACGAAGCGCTCACCCACAAATCGTATGTCAACGAACAGAAGGACAGGGACAGCCAGGACAACGAGCGGCTGGAGTTCCTCGGCGACGCCGTCCTGTCGTTGCTCATCAGCGAGCATGTCGTGGCGGCCTTGCCCGATGCGTCCGAGGGCGAGCTCTCGAAACTGAAAGCCAGGCTCGTCAGCGAAGTGTCCCTGGCCAAGGCGGCACGAAGCCTGGGATTGGGGCCTCTGTTGCGGCTCGGCCGGGGAGAGGAACTCAATCAAGGGCGCGACAAGAATTCGCTGCTGGCCAATGCGTTTGAAGCGGTGCTCGCGGCGATATATCTGGATGGGGGGCTGGCTGCCGCGCGCGCCTTCGCCATCCGCGCCTGTGCGGGCGAATTGGCGCAAGTCGGCAATGCCGCGGAGGCGCAGGGAGACTACAAGACGCAGTTACAGGAATGGTGCCAGAAACGCTATGAGGCCTTGCCCCAGTATGTCACGGTGCGGGAGTCGGGCCCTGACCACCAGAAGCTCTTTGAAGTGCAGGTGACGATCCAGGGCGACATCGCGGGCGCGGGCGCGGGGCGGACGAAAAAAGAAGCGGAGCAAGTGGCCGCCAAGCAGGCGGTGGAACAGATCGCCAAACGAACCTGA
- the fabF gene encoding beta-ketoacyl-[acyl-carrier-protein] synthase II produces MSERTRRRVVVTGLGVITPLGTGLEKTWPAICAGTSGIHRITRFDPANLPVQIAGEVRDFDPADFIEKKEIKKMDTFIHYAVGASQMAVADAGLKIGPENADRVGVYIGAGIGGLPGIEHYHDVLKEKGPDRVSPFFIPMVIINLASGQVAIRIGARGPNSCAVTACATGNHCIGDAFRLIQWGEADAMVAGGTEAALTPLCVAGFAAARALSRRNDEPERASRPFDKDRDGFVLGEGSGVVVLEELESAKRRGARIYAEMVGYAMTADAYHITAPSENGEGAVRCMDLAIKDAGVSKDDVGYINAHGTSTMADAIETRAIKQVFGERAYRIPVSSTKSMTGHLLGAAGGIEAVFSVLALHRGTLPPTINLEQPDPECDLDYIPNKAREAKVQVALSNSFGFGGVNACVLFKRYDA; encoded by the coding sequence ATGAGTGAGCGCACGCGCAGACGGGTAGTGGTGACCGGCCTGGGGGTGATTACACCCCTCGGGACCGGCCTTGAGAAGACCTGGCCGGCGATCTGCGCGGGCACCTCCGGCATCCACCGCATCACGCGGTTCGATCCCGCCAACCTGCCGGTGCAGATCGCCGGCGAAGTCCGCGACTTCGACCCCGCCGACTTTATCGAGAAAAAAGAAATCAAAAAGATGGATACGTTCATCCACTATGCCGTCGGCGCAAGCCAGATGGCGGTGGCGGACGCGGGGCTGAAAATCGGCCCCGAGAATGCGGATCGGGTCGGAGTCTATATCGGCGCCGGGATCGGCGGCCTGCCGGGGATCGAGCATTACCACGATGTGCTCAAGGAGAAGGGGCCCGATCGGGTCTCGCCGTTTTTCATCCCGATGGTGATCATTAACTTGGCCTCCGGCCAGGTGGCCATCCGGATCGGTGCGCGCGGGCCCAATTCCTGCGCGGTGACCGCCTGCGCGACCGGCAACCATTGCATCGGCGACGCGTTTCGCCTGATCCAGTGGGGCGAAGCGGATGCGATGGTGGCGGGCGGGACCGAAGCGGCGCTCACGCCGCTGTGCGTCGCCGGCTTTGCGGCGGCCCGCGCCCTGTCGAGACGGAATGATGAACCCGAGCGGGCCAGCCGTCCCTTCGACAAGGATCGGGACGGGTTTGTGCTGGGAGAGGGATCGGGAGTGGTGGTGCTGGAGGAATTGGAATCGGCCAAGCGGCGCGGCGCCAGAATCTACGCCGAGATGGTCGGCTACGCGATGACCGCCGACGCCTACCACATTACGGCGCCCTCGGAAAACGGCGAGGGAGCGGTCCGTTGCATGGACCTGGCGATCAAGGATGCCGGCGTGTCCAAGGACGACGTTGGATACATCAACGCGCACGGCACCTCGACCATGGCCGACGCGATCGAAACCAGAGCCATCAAGCAGGTGTTCGGGGAGCGGGCCTATCGCATTCCCGTGAGTTCGACCAAGTCCATGACCGGCCACTTGCTCGGGGCGGCCGGCGGGATCGAGGCCGTCTTCAGCGTGTTGGCGCTGCATCGCGGCACCCTGCCCCCGACGATCAATCTCGAGCAGCCGGATCCGGAGTGCGACCTCGACTACATTCCCAACAAAGCGCGGGAGGCGAAGGTGCAGGTGGCCCTGTCCAACTCCTTCGGATTCGGCGGCGTCAACGCCTGCGTGCTGTTCAAGCGGTACGACGCCTGA
- a CDS encoding acyl carrier protein, whose amino-acid sequence MATEDRIKKIIAEQLGVEEDEVVPEASFVDDLGADSLDTVELVMAFEEEFDIEIPDEDAEKILTVGRAMEYIKEKM is encoded by the coding sequence ATGGCGACCGAGGATCGAATCAAGAAAATCATCGCCGAGCAACTGGGCGTGGAGGAAGACGAAGTGGTGCCGGAGGCTTCGTTTGTGGACGATCTTGGGGCCGATTCCCTCGACACCGTCGAGCTCGTGATGGCGTTCGAGGAAGAATTCGACATTGAGATCCCCGACGAGGATGCCGAGAAGATCCTCACGGTCGGGCGGGCCATGGAGTACATCAAGGAAAAGATGTGA
- the fabG gene encoding 3-oxoacyl-[acyl-carrier-protein] reductase — MSLEGKTAIVTGAAQGIGRAIAEMLARHGADIAVADLDPGRSQDTVTAVTKLGRRALNVKVNVADFADVKAMVDQVMKDWGKIDILVNNAGITRDGLLLRMKEEDWNLVMQVNLNGTFHCTKAVLSPMTKQRYGRIVNIASIVGAMGNAGQANYAASKAAVIGFTKTVAREYASRQVTVNAVAPGFIDTAMTQGLPADVKETLQKQIPLGRLGQPSDVAEAVSFLASDAAGYITGHVLHVNGGMLMA, encoded by the coding sequence ATGTCACTAGAAGGCAAAACAGCCATTGTCACCGGCGCGGCCCAAGGCATCGGTCGGGCCATCGCTGAGATGTTGGCACGGCATGGGGCGGATATCGCCGTCGCGGATCTCGACCCAGGCCGGTCCCAGGACACGGTCACGGCGGTCACTAAATTGGGCCGGCGGGCGCTCAACGTCAAGGTGAACGTGGCCGATTTTGCCGACGTGAAAGCCATGGTCGATCAGGTGATGAAGGATTGGGGGAAGATCGACATCCTGGTGAACAACGCCGGGATCACGCGCGACGGGCTGTTGCTCCGGATGAAGGAAGAGGATTGGAATCTGGTCATGCAGGTGAACCTGAACGGCACCTTTCACTGCACGAAAGCCGTCCTGTCGCCGATGACCAAGCAACGCTACGGCCGGATCGTCAACATCGCGTCGATCGTCGGGGCCATGGGGAATGCCGGCCAGGCCAACTACGCCGCGTCCAAGGCGGCGGTGATCGGCTTTACTAAGACGGTGGCGCGCGAATACGCCAGCCGGCAGGTGACCGTCAACGCGGTCGCGCCGGGGTTCATCGATACGGCCATGACCCAGGGGCTCCCGGCGGATGTGAAGGAGACCTTGCAGAAGCAAATTCCCCTGGGCCGTTTGGGGCAACCGTCGGACGTGGCGGAAGCGGTCAGCTTCCTGGCGTCCGATGCGGCGGGGTATATTACCGGGCACGTGCTGCACGTGAACGGCGGCATGTTGATGGCGTGA
- the fabD gene encoding [acyl-carrier-protein] S-malonyltransferase, whose protein sequence is MASGIGLVFPGQGSQSVGMGRALYETHPAVRKVYEEAGAILGYDVAALCFDGPADRLNLTEYTQPALLTASIAAYRLLEPVGLRPVAVAGHSLGEYSALVAAGGVSFAAAVGLVQKRGRYMAEAVPPGSGLVAAILGLDGEAVKAACREAGAVGVVAAANFNSPGQVVIAGEKAAVERAIELAKAKGCRKAIPLPVSVPVHTPLMQSAADRLAKDVAATAWSDLTVPLVNNAEARALRTAAEVQASLIRQLPSSVLWEDSVRTMRGMGVTTFIEVGPGTVLTGLIKRILPDAVLLNVQDSKSFETTLEGLKVQKS, encoded by the coding sequence ATGGCTTCCGGAATCGGGTTGGTGTTTCCCGGCCAAGGGTCTCAGTCGGTCGGGATGGGACGGGCGTTGTACGAGACCCACCCGGCTGTCCGGAAGGTGTATGAGGAAGCGGGGGCGATCCTCGGGTATGACGTCGCCGCGCTGTGCTTCGACGGACCGGCTGACCGCCTCAACCTGACCGAGTACACACAGCCCGCCTTGCTTACGGCCAGTATCGCGGCCTATCGCCTTCTTGAACCAGTTGGTCTGCGGCCTGTGGCGGTGGCCGGTCACAGTCTCGGCGAATATTCGGCGCTGGTGGCGGCGGGTGGCGTGAGTTTTGCCGCCGCCGTGGGGCTGGTGCAGAAGCGGGGCCGTTACATGGCCGAAGCGGTTCCACCGGGCAGCGGGTTGGTGGCGGCCATTCTGGGATTGGACGGCGAGGCGGTGAAGGCCGCCTGCCGGGAAGCCGGAGCCGTCGGCGTGGTCGCCGCCGCGAATTTCAATAGTCCCGGCCAGGTGGTCATCGCCGGAGAGAAGGCGGCCGTCGAACGGGCGATTGAACTGGCCAAGGCCAAGGGATGCCGGAAGGCAATTCCCCTGCCGGTCAGCGTGCCGGTGCATACGCCGCTCATGCAATCGGCGGCGGATCGCCTGGCGAAGGATGTGGCGGCGACGGCATGGTCGGATCTGACCGTGCCCCTGGTCAATAATGCGGAGGCGCGGGCTTTGCGCACGGCCGCGGAGGTCCAGGCGTCGTTGATCCGGCAGCTGCCCTCGTCGGTTTTATGGGAGGACTCGGTCCGGACGATGCGCGGGATGGGGGTCACGACCTTCATCGAAGTGGGGCCGGGCACGGTGCTGACAGGGCTGATTAAACGGATCCTGCCGGACGCGGTGCTCTTGAACGTACAGGACTCCAAGTCATTCGAAACGACGCTGGAAGGTTTGAAAGTTCAAAAGTCGTAA
- a CDS encoding ketoacyl-ACP synthase III yields MRARILGTGSYVPERVLTNADLEGMVATSDAWIMERTGIRERRLAAPGEACSDLAVKAAERALAAAGVAAADLDLILLGTCTGDYPVPSTACLVQHRLGAVRAAACDISAACCGFLYALGVGDAYVRTGTRHVLVIGAEVMSVVTDWTDRNTCVLFGDGAGAAVLGPSEGDRGILSSHLHSDGGLWDLIAVHGGGSRMPPSEKMVAERQQYIKMKGNETFKVAVKTLEDSVREALAANNLTAADLDLLVPHQANMRIIKAVASRLGLPLEKVMLNLERYGNTSAASIPLALDEAVKAGRITEGSLVLMEAFGAGLTWASTIVRW; encoded by the coding sequence GTGAGGGCCCGCATCCTCGGCACCGGGTCCTACGTGCCGGAGCGGGTCTTGACGAACGCCGATCTGGAAGGGATGGTGGCGACGTCGGATGCCTGGATCATGGAACGGACCGGCATCCGCGAGCGCCGTCTCGCGGCGCCGGGCGAGGCCTGTTCCGACTTGGCCGTGAAGGCGGCGGAGCGGGCGCTAGCGGCGGCCGGCGTCGCGGCCGCCGATCTGGACCTCATTCTCTTGGGGACCTGCACGGGCGATTACCCCGTGCCCTCCACGGCCTGCCTGGTCCAACACCGGCTGGGCGCCGTCCGCGCGGCGGCCTGTGACATCTCGGCGGCCTGTTGCGGGTTTCTCTATGCGCTGGGGGTGGGCGATGCCTACGTCAGGACCGGCACGCGGCACGTGCTGGTGATCGGGGCCGAGGTCATGTCGGTCGTGACGGACTGGACGGATCGGAACACCTGCGTGCTGTTCGGCGACGGAGCCGGGGCCGCGGTGTTGGGTCCCTCGGAAGGCGATCGGGGCATCCTTTCGTCCCACCTCCATTCCGACGGCGGGCTCTGGGACCTCATTGCGGTGCATGGCGGAGGCTCACGGATGCCTCCCTCAGAAAAGATGGTGGCGGAGCGGCAACAGTACATCAAGATGAAAGGCAACGAGACCTTCAAGGTGGCGGTGAAGACCTTGGAGGACAGCGTCCGCGAGGCCCTGGCGGCCAACAATCTGACGGCGGCCGATCTGGACTTGTTGGTGCCGCACCAGGCGAACATGCGGATCATCAAAGCCGTGGCTTCCCGGCTGGGGCTTCCGCTGGAGAAGGTCATGCTGAATCTGGAGCGGTATGGCAACACCTCAGCCGCCTCCATTCCGTTGGCGCTGGATGAAGCGGTCAAGGCAGGGCGCATTACCGAGGGCAGTCTGGTCTTGATGGAGGCCTTCGGGGCCGGGCTGACCTGGGCCTCGACGATCGTCCGCTGGTGA
- the plsX gene encoding phosphate acyltransferase PlsX: MKIAIDAMGGDFGPAPNVEGALQAAKELALDVVLVGDEPQIRDQLRRLGASDDRRVTVVHAPQTVGMHESPALVARKKRDSSIWVATELVKAGEASAVVSAGNTGASMVAAFFVLGVIKGVERPAIAVSLPTLDGSAIMLDVGANVDCNAQHLHQFGLMGNEYGKSVFGTPNPRIGLLSIGEEDSKGNEVTKEAFKLLKASPINFVGNVEGRDVYSGGADVIVCDGFIGNVALKISEGLADTIKKLLLKEIAGSFLGRLSYPFIAAPLLRLRRRMDYAEFGGAPLLGVNGITIICHGRSSSKAIKNAIRRAKSLVDSSVNQLIQRDIEESLAQHERTTNPGAPA; this comes from the coding sequence ATGAAAATCGCCATAGATGCGATGGGCGGAGACTTCGGACCGGCTCCGAACGTCGAAGGCGCCCTGCAAGCGGCCAAGGAACTGGCCCTCGACGTGGTCCTGGTGGGGGACGAGCCCCAGATCCGAGACCAGTTGCGCCGGCTGGGTGCGTCCGATGATCGTCGTGTGACCGTCGTCCATGCGCCGCAAACCGTCGGTATGCACGAGTCGCCGGCCTTGGTGGCCCGCAAGAAGCGGGACTCCTCGATTTGGGTGGCCACGGAGCTGGTCAAGGCGGGCGAGGCCAGCGCGGTCGTGAGCGCCGGCAACACGGGGGCCAGCATGGTGGCGGCCTTCTTCGTCCTGGGCGTGATCAAAGGCGTGGAGCGGCCGGCCATCGCCGTCAGTTTGCCCACGCTGGATGGCAGCGCCATCATGTTGGACGTGGGCGCCAACGTGGACTGCAACGCGCAACACTTGCACCAATTCGGCCTGATGGGCAACGAATATGGGAAGTCCGTGTTCGGCACACCCAATCCGCGCATCGGCCTGCTCAGTATCGGGGAGGAGGACAGCAAGGGCAACGAAGTCACCAAGGAAGCGTTCAAGTTGCTGAAGGCCAGCCCGATCAATTTCGTCGGAAACGTGGAGGGCCGGGATGTGTACAGCGGAGGCGCCGATGTGATCGTCTGCGACGGGTTCATCGGCAACGTCGCGCTCAAGATCTCCGAAGGGTTGGCGGACACGATCAAGAAGTTGCTGCTCAAAGAGATCGCCGGCTCGTTCCTGGGGCGGCTCTCATATCCGTTCATCGCCGCGCCCTTGCTGCGGCTGCGCCGGCGGATGGATTATGCGGAATTCGGCGGCGCGCCCCTCCTCGGCGTCAACGGGATCACCATCATCTGCCACGGCCGCTCCTCGTCCAAGGCCATCAAGAATGCCATCCGCCGGGCCAAGAGTCTGGTGGACAGCTCCGTGAACCAGCTCATCCAGCGCGACATCGAAGAGAGTCTGGCTCAGCACGAGCGGACGACCAATCCGGGAGCGCCCGCGTGA
- a CDS encoding 50S ribosomal protein L32: MPNPKHKLSRARRDKRRTSKSKITPPGLSVCPQCHEPKRPHYTCLNCGTYKGNAVIAVEES, translated from the coding sequence ATGCCAAATCCAAAACATAAGCTATCCAGAGCCAGGCGGGACAAGCGGAGGACGAGCAAGTCCAAGATCACGCCTCCGGGCTTGTCCGTGTGTCCGCAGTGTCATGAACCCAAGCGCCCACATTATACCTGCCTCAACTGCGGGACCTATAAAGGCAATGCGGTCATCGCCGTCGAAGAGTCCTAG
- a CDS encoding DUF177 domain-containing protein: MALPSPYLSEIPAEGLQLTCTTQPDELQLEPGDARVRGEFDLAVEIAKAGRTVHVSGLLAGTFVRQCVRCLNDYDEPARIPFTADYRGEEPPAKSQPKRAKPRSEDEESEASLEAEEEPYSLVGDRLELAEMLREQIILATPMQPLCREDCRGLCPTCGQDLNERQCDCPGERQDSPFAVLKKLTESAPKRPRV; this comes from the coding sequence ATGGCGTTACCCAGCCCGTACCTCTCAGAGATTCCGGCTGAAGGGTTGCAGTTGACCTGCACGACGCAGCCTGATGAGCTGCAACTGGAACCCGGCGACGCCCGCGTGCGCGGGGAGTTCGACCTGGCGGTCGAGATCGCGAAGGCCGGCCGGACCGTGCATGTGAGCGGCCTGTTGGCCGGCACGTTCGTGCGCCAGTGCGTCCGCTGTCTGAACGATTATGACGAGCCGGCCCGCATCCCGTTCACGGCCGACTATCGGGGCGAAGAGCCGCCGGCGAAGTCGCAGCCGAAGCGGGCGAAGCCGCGCAGCGAGGACGAGGAATCCGAGGCCTCCCTCGAGGCGGAAGAGGAGCCCTACTCGCTGGTGGGGGACCGGCTGGAGTTGGCCGAGATGCTGCGGGAGCAGATCATCCTGGCCACGCCCATGCAGCCGCTCTGCCGTGAAGATTGTCGGGGACTCTGCCCGACCTGTGGGCAGGATTTGAACGAGCGTCAGTGCGACTGTCCCGGAGAGCGGCAGGACAGCCCTTTCGCGGTGTTGAAGAAACTGACGGAGAGTGCACCCAAACGTCCGAGGGTGTGA
- the rpsR gene encoding 30S ribosomal protein S18 codes for MPIDFKDIGLLRNFLTERGRIVPRRISGNCMGHQRELTIAIKRARSIAMLAFAEER; via the coding sequence ATGCCGATTGATTTTAAAGATATCGGTCTGTTGCGAAATTTTCTCACAGAGCGTGGCCGGATCGTTCCGCGCCGGATTTCCGGCAATTGCATGGGGCACCAGCGGGAGTTGACGATCGCGATCAAGCGCGCGCGCTCGATCGCCATGCTGGCGTTCGCCGAGGAGCGGTAG
- a CDS encoding single-stranded DNA-binding protein: MTGFNKVILIGNLTKNPELRYTPSGTPVASFGLAVNRKFRQGEELKEEVCFIDIVVFGKTAEHCGQYLSKGSGVIVDGRLQQRRWETEDGQKRSKHEVVAQTVNFLPKRQEAGGEAAHAEEPGYEEDIPQ, translated from the coding sequence GTGACCGGGTTCAACAAGGTCATCCTGATCGGGAACCTGACGAAGAACCCCGAGCTTCGCTACACGCCCAGCGGGACGCCGGTGGCCAGTTTCGGCCTGGCGGTCAATCGCAAGTTTCGCCAGGGTGAGGAGCTCAAAGAAGAGGTCTGTTTTATCGACATCGTGGTGTTCGGGAAGACCGCGGAACACTGCGGACAGTACTTGAGCAAGGGCAGCGGCGTGATCGTGGACGGTCGGCTGCAGCAGCGCCGCTGGGAAACGGAAGACGGACAGAAGCGCAGCAAGCACGAGGTCGTGGCCCAGACCGTCAACTTCCTGCCCAAGCGGCAGGAGGCGGGCGGGGAGGCGGCGCATGCGGAAGAGCCGGGCTACGAAGAAGACATACCCCAATAA
- the rpsF gene encoding 30S ribosomal protein S6 has product MSIYESIFVVRTTLSDEDTNKLIEKMKSVLEKSGATLLKLENWGKKKLAYEVKRERKGTFVYFHFKSAGGVVNELERSYRLEDSILKFLTVKQELGAANKPANDVKEPAA; this is encoded by the coding sequence ATGTCGATCTACGAGTCTATTTTTGTCGTCCGCACCACGCTTTCCGACGAAGACACCAACAAGCTCATCGAAAAGATGAAGAGCGTCCTGGAGAAGTCCGGGGCCACGCTTCTCAAGCTTGAGAATTGGGGCAAGAAGAAGCTCGCTTACGAGGTCAAGCGCGAGCGCAAGGGTACGTTCGTCTATTTCCATTTCAAGTCCGCGGGCGGGGTCGTGAACGAGCTGGAACGGTCCTACCGTCTCGAAGACTCCATTCTCAAGTTCTTGACGGTCAAGCAGGAGTTGGGCGCCGCGAACAAGCCGGCGAACGACGTCAAGGAGCCGGCGGCGTGA
- the ychF gene encoding redox-regulated ATPase YchF has protein sequence MGLCCGMIGLPNVGKTTVFNALVGGTALAANYPFATVDPNTGIAPVPDPRLLKLTEIFSSKKTTPSTLEVRDIAGLVEGASKGEGLGNQFLGHIREVDALVHVVRCFQGTDVVHVSGSVDPLRDIGTIETELILADLETLDRRKQKTEKKVRAGDKKAAAEMAFMQVLMERLDKGEWLGNLSFTPEERAMLDDCQLLAAKPVLFVANVSEQTVADEPLVNQVREFAGRRGARVVTICGQLEAELASLPEAERTDYLKEMGLAESGLVRLTREAYALLNLTTFFTAGETESRAWPIVTGTKAPQAAGKIHSDMERGFIRAEVYHYDDLLACGSEARVKEKGLFRLEGKDYVIKEADIVYFRFNV, from the coding sequence ATGGGTTTGTGTTGCGGAATGATCGGGCTGCCGAACGTGGGGAAGACGACCGTCTTCAACGCGCTCGTGGGCGGCACTGCGCTCGCGGCCAATTATCCGTTCGCGACGGTGGACCCCAACACCGGGATCGCACCGGTGCCGGATCCTCGCTTGCTGAAACTCACGGAGATCTTTTCCTCGAAGAAGACGACGCCCAGCACTCTGGAAGTGCGCGACATTGCGGGCCTGGTCGAAGGGGCGAGCAAGGGGGAGGGGCTGGGCAATCAGTTTCTGGGGCATATCCGTGAGGTGGATGCCCTCGTGCACGTGGTCCGGTGCTTTCAAGGCACCGACGTGGTGCATGTGAGCGGCAGCGTGGATCCCCTCCGCGATATCGGCACGATCGAAACGGAGCTGATCCTGGCCGATCTGGAAACGCTCGATCGCCGCAAGCAGAAGACCGAGAAGAAGGTGCGGGCGGGCGATAAGAAGGCGGCGGCGGAGATGGCCTTTATGCAGGTGCTCATGGAGCGGCTCGACAAGGGAGAGTGGCTCGGCAACTTGTCCTTCACGCCGGAAGAGCGGGCCATGCTCGACGACTGTCAGTTGCTTGCCGCCAAACCGGTGTTGTTTGTGGCGAACGTGTCGGAACAGACCGTGGCCGACGAGCCGCTGGTCAACCAGGTGCGCGAGTTTGCCGGCCGTCGCGGGGCGCGGGTGGTGACGATCTGCGGCCAACTGGAGGCGGAGCTGGCATCCCTGCCGGAGGCCGAGCGGACCGACTATTTGAAGGAAATGGGATTGGCGGAGTCCGGCCTCGTGCGGCTGACGCGCGAAGCCTATGCCTTGCTAAACCTCACGACGTTCTTTACCGCCGGGGAAACGGAGTCTCGCGCCTGGCCGATCGTGACGGGGACCAAGGCCCCGCAGGCGGCCGGGAAGATCCACTCCGACATGGAGCGGGGGTTCATCCGGGCCGAGGTCTACCACTATGACGATCTGCTCGCCTGCGGCTCGGAAGCCCGCGTCAAGGAAAAGGGCCTGTTCCGGCTGGAAGGCAAAGATTATGTGATCAAGGAAGCGGACATCGTCTATTTCCGGTTCAACGTATGA